From Aegilops tauschii subsp. strangulata cultivar AL8/78 chromosome 5, Aet v6.0, whole genome shotgun sequence:
aaaGAATTCCTTTCTAGAGGTTGTGTGTAGTGATGCAGACCAGGAATAGAGATACGTAAAGATGACATATTTGGTCCTCGGCCATGATCGCCTTCCCATTTTTGTCTCAAATTGGGGTATATGTTTTGCAGCGTGCAACCTCTTTAAAGGAAAACAAACACCCATCAagcaaatttgcatatcaaaagcAGCTCAGTCGACGAAAAACAGAGCCTATTTCCTCCAAGGGCATGTACTCCACAGTTGCAGGGTGCACCTAACGCAACTCCTAAATTTTTAGTTCATGCAGCAAATCACTGGAACTCAACAACCAGCACAGTTGGACAAACACAGGACACCACAAAGGGTTCATGATTACGAATCGAACCAAGCAGTTGCAACATTCCCTTGCCATGGCAAGTCCGAAACCAAACCAACTAGATCACACAAGTACTCCGGCACTCATAAACACTGGCCATTAAACTGACACGATGTCTTACTGCAGCAGTTTCTCCTTAAATAGGCAATGGACAGAATATTAGGAACTCTGGAGTTCATGCAAGGCTCCATGCCATATGATGCGTCTAAAAGGTGGATCCATTCCATCCAAAGTCTGAGCGCTGCATGGTAACGAAAAAAGATCAATTAGAGTTCACATAATTAGCATCTACTAGTATAGAAAGGAAGCCACTGTGGAAGCTAACACGACGACTACGAGTTCAAACGACAGATGGACATTTACATGATCTACTCTTGATGCAAAGCATGCAAACATTGAGCATGTTCTTGTGCAGGATGGGCCTAACAAACAGCAGAATTGCAATGAGAACATGATGATGCCTGATGAAGACCCATGAATGAGCGGTCGACAGCAAATAATGTCTGCTTGCCTTTGAATCGTGGAACTTGAGGTAGAAGCGGGACTTGGGGATGGACAGCTTTGACTCCAGGATGGAAGCAATGCCGGCGCTCAGCTTCTTGTTCACATCAGCGTTCAGCCCTCCGATGGAAACCAGCTCGCCGTAGGCTGCAGGCTCCTGGGTACCTCCAAATGCCATGGGCACTGAACCCTTGAGAACAACCATCACATACTGTCGGAAGCACTCAAGTTAGTATCTGAATGAAAAAGGCGGTGAGGAAGAACTTTGGTATACCACTACTTGGTCAGCTGAAAAACAGAAAACTGTCACAGCCTTAAGTTTTCAGCAGTTCATGTGTCTGACATTGTATATTCTGCATCATATCATATCTCCAAATCTCCAGAGCAACTCGGTACGCTTCATTTTGATCTTAAATATGTCTG
This genomic window contains:
- the LOC109735416 gene encoding uncharacterized protein, producing MPCLNVSTNVNLEGVDTSAVLADASSTVATIIGKPEAYVMVVLKGSVPMAFGGTQEPAAYGELVSIGGLNADVNKKLSAGIASILESKLSIPKSRFYLKFHDSKRSDFGWNGSTF